In one window of Octopus bimaculoides isolate UCB-OBI-ISO-001 chromosome 20, ASM119413v2, whole genome shotgun sequence DNA:
- the LOC106873314 gene encoding F-box/LRR-repeat protein 8, which translates to MDWSSLPEHIVIQIMSKLLQLTDRYHASLTCKAWNNCFHSSCLWHTVVFKFLSERNQALLGSLNEYGHFFKHLTVVLDQSEEHNRQNSIKLLKYLSLLPNRRLTTLTIIFTSKNPLFYAGTEFVQALRELFDTSLLKDAEESPAQLTQISLEHLDVAYDDTVFDYLSENNPKLQMLNIQNHVLVCKVTCDCMLRLVQRCHYLQELHLFYSCLSDKVLFAFAESNRPPTMKRLSLKCRIEDKYHSDLSPEAWSAFRQAHPQLEVKLVFDHTCPKDRVLEIMQPEIPVAHLHLDTFTMLNDEVIQTAKYYSDTLQSLVLRTVSSNSLHEPLVYMATHCKKLGKLYVYCVLEPWVIEKLFELCPKLKETGNYILKDKKEPEPWVVGIEDDYW; encoded by the exons ATGGATTGGAGTTCGTTACCAGAACACATCGTTATCCAGATTATGTCAAAGCTCCTTCAACTCACAGACCGTTACCATGCCTCTTTGACGTGTAAAGCTTGGAACAATTGTTTTCACTCTTCGTGCCTGTGGCATACCGTGGTCTTTAAGTTCTTGTCTGAAAGAAATCAAGCTCTTCTCGGTTCCTTGAATGAATATGGACATTTTTTCAAGCATCTAACTGTGGTGTTAGATCAAAGTGAAGAACACAACag ACAAAATTCCATAAAGCTTTTGAAATATCTATCCTTGTTACCAAATCGCCGCCTTACGACTCTCACTATTATATTTACTTCGAAGAACCCTTTGTTTTATGCCGGTACAGAGTTTGTACAAGCATTAAGAGAGTTGTTTGATACCAGCTTGTTAAAAGACGCTGAAGAATCTCCTGCTCAATTGACACAAATCAGTTTAGAGCACCTTGATGTCGCCTACGATGACACTGTCTTTGACTATCTCTCAGAGAACAACCCAAAGCTACAGATGCTAAACATACAAAACCATGTACTCGTTTGCAAAGTGACCTGTGATTGCATGTTAAGGTTAGTTCAGCGCTGTCACTACTTGCAAGAACTGCACCTGTTTTACTCCTGTCTTTCAGACAAAGTGTTGTTTGCATTTGCCGAAAGCAATCGGCCCCCTACTATGAAACGTTTGTCACTGAAATGTAGAATCGAAGATAAATATCACTCTGATCTTTCACCGGAAGCTTGGTCAGCATTCAGACAAGCTCATCCCCAGCTTGAAGTGAAGCTAGTATTTGATCACACCTGTCCAAAAGACCGTGTGCTGGAAATTATGCAACCTGAAATTCCAGTAGCACACCTGCATTTAGACACATTTACTATGCTTAATGATGAAGTGATTCAAACAGCGAAATACTATTCTGACACATTGCAAAGCTTGGTTCTTCGCACCGTATCTTCAAATTCTTTGCATGAACCTCTCGTGTACATGGCTACACATTGCAAGAAACTTGGCAAACTTTATGTCTACTGTGTCCTGGAGCCGTGGGttatagaaaaattatttgaattgtgccctaaactgaaagaaactggtAATTACATTCTCAAAGACAAAAAGGAACCTGAACCTTGGGTAGTTGGCATTGAAGATGACTACTGGTAA